The Prionailurus viverrinus isolate Anna chromosome B4, UM_Priviv_1.0, whole genome shotgun sequence genome has a window encoding:
- the MAFF gene encoding transcription factor MafF, with amino-acid sequence MSVDPLSSKALKIKRELSENTPHLSDEALMGLSVRELNRHLRGLSAEEVTRLKQRRRTLKNRGYAASCRVKRVCQKEELQKQKSELEREVDKLARENAAMRLELDALRGKCEALQGFARSVAATRGPAALVAPASVITIVKSAPGPGPASAPAPGPAPAACS; translated from the exons ATGTCTGTGGACCCCTTATCCAGCAAAGCCCTGAAG ATCAAGCGTGAGCTGAGCGAGAACACGCCGCACCTGTCAGACGAGGCCCTGATGGGGCTGTCGGTGCGCGAGCTGAACCGGCACCTGCGCGGGCTCTCGGCCGAGGAGGTGACGCGGCTCAAGCAGCGACGTCGCACGCTCAAGAACCGCGGCTACGCGGCCAGCTGCCGCGTGAAGCGCGTGTGCCAGAAGGAGGAGCTGCAGAAGCAGAAGTCGGAGCTGGAGCGCGAGGTGGACAAGCTGGCGCGCGAGAACGCGGCCATGCGCCTGGAGCTCGACGCGCTGCGCGGCAAGTGCGAGGCGCTGCAGGGCTTCGCGCGCTCGGTGGCCGCCACCCGCGGCCCGGCCGCGCTCGTGGCGCCAGCCAGCGTCATCACCATCGTCAAGTCGGCCCCCGGCCCGGGCCccgcctccgcccccgcccccggccccgcccccgccgcctgcTCCTAG